Proteins encoded together in one Polaribacter reichenbachii window:
- the apaG gene encoding Co2+/Mg2+ efflux protein ApaG: MVEKITQGIKISVNTKYNGTSYKNNRLYYVFAYFITIENHSLQTVKLKDRFWQIFDSLNKTEVVEGEGVVGQTPVLKPNDTYSYSSGCFLESNIGAMKGFYSMKNLNTSEHFKVIIPTFQLSTQILSN, translated from the coding sequence ATGGTAGAAAAAATTACACAAGGCATTAAAATTTCTGTAAACACGAAATACAATGGTACAAGCTATAAAAATAACAGGCTGTATTATGTCTTTGCTTATTTTATTACCATAGAAAACCATTCTTTACAAACGGTTAAATTAAAAGATCGTTTTTGGCAAATTTTTGATTCGCTTAATAAAACAGAAGTTGTAGAAGGCGAAGGTGTTGTTGGCCAAACTCCTGTTTTAAAACCAAACGACACTTATTCTTACAGTTCTGGTTGCTTTTTAGAATCTAATATTGGTGCTATGAAAGGTTTTTATTCGATGAAAAACTTAAACACATCAGAACATTTTAAGGTTATTATACCCACATTTCAACTTTCAACTCAAATCTTATCAAACTAA
- a CDS encoding DUF5103 domain-containing protein → MLKKILLPILVFLCLNVSSQNIKSIQLRPLQENNYSSIVPLGTVLELSFDDLDADAKDYRYRIQHMTHDWQKSRLLSSQFIDGFDENSIIDVTNSFNTFQSYSHYSVKIPNINTVITKSGNYLLSVLNNDDEVVFTRKFVLYENAAIVAANVTRSRDAKTTNTQQTVQFSINHPNLRINNPSQEINVVVLKNENWNEKITDLQPTFFKQNQLLYTYTNKTNFEGGNEYLNFDSKLIRNRSVNTVRIEMKDIFHHYLYPYTYNEYLSYRYNPDINGQFVIRTLEGTDTNTEADYAMMHFTLFADTPFLDKDVYIYGAFNNFKIDENAKMEYDFKDLSYKGSILLKQGFYNYTFATVDKYNKVDTNAINGNFYQTENQYTVIAYYKPFGGLYDRVIGVGTTYFDQNR, encoded by the coding sequence ATGTTAAAGAAAATCTTACTACCTATTTTAGTCTTTTTGTGTTTAAATGTTTCATCTCAAAACATAAAATCGATTCAACTTAGACCTTTACAAGAAAATAATTATTCTTCTATTGTGCCTTTAGGCACTGTTTTAGAATTGTCTTTTGATGATTTAGATGCTGATGCTAAAGATTACAGATACAGGATTCAGCATATGACTCACGATTGGCAAAAGAGCAGATTATTGTCTAGTCAGTTTATAGACGGGTTTGATGAAAATTCGATTATAGATGTTACCAATTCATTTAATACTTTTCAGAGCTACTCTCATTATTCAGTAAAAATTCCGAATATAAATACTGTGATTACTAAAAGTGGCAACTATCTGTTATCGGTTTTAAATAATGATGATGAAGTTGTTTTTACAAGAAAATTTGTGCTCTATGAAAATGCAGCTATTGTTGCTGCAAATGTTACCAGAAGTAGAGATGCTAAAACTACAAACACGCAACAAACGGTTCAGTTTTCTATTAATCATCCTAATTTACGTATCAATAATCCATCACAAGAAATAAATGTTGTTGTCTTAAAAAATGAAAATTGGAATGAAAAAATTACAGATTTACAACCTACTTTTTTCAAACAAAATCAATTATTATACACTTATACCAACAAAACCAATTTTGAAGGTGGCAATGAATATTTAAATTTTGATAGTAAACTCATTAGAAATAGAAGTGTAAATACAGTTAGAATTGAAATGAAAGATATTTTTCATCACTATTTATATCCTTATACATATAATGAGTATTTATCTTACAGATACAATCCTGATATTAATGGGCAATTTGTAATTAGAACTTTAGAAGGTACTGACACAAATACAGAAGCAGATTATGCAATGATGCATTTTACTTTATTTGCTGATACTCCTTTTTTAGATAAAGACGTATATATTTATGGTGCTTTCAATAATTTTAAAATTGATGAAAATGCCAAAATGGAATATGATTTTAAAGACCTAAGCTACAAAGGAAGCATTTTACTAAAACAAGGTTTTTACAATTATACTTTTGCAACTGTAGATAAATATAACAAAGTAGATACGAATGCTATAAATGGTAATTTTTATCAAACAGAAAACCAATATACAGTAATTGCCTATTACAAACCTTTTGGTGGTTTATATGATAGAGTTATTGGAGTTGGTACTACTTATTTTGATCAAAATAGATAA